Genomic segment of Notolabrus celidotus isolate fNotCel1 chromosome 1, fNotCel1.pri, whole genome shotgun sequence:
gtttctttttttttggagggggtTTATCTCTGTCAAACTGAGTTCCACAGACTTTGCAAAGAGTACTGAAGGTGTTCTAAAGGCTCATTGAGGCTTCATACTAACACCATAcagaacaacaataacaacagctcACCCCATAGTAAGACAAGCCATCAGTGAGTTGATCAAGACAGCTCTGCCGTTGCAGAATGGCATGGTACAGAGCTGCATTTTTCACAAACGCATCTCTGTTGGACATGGTGACAGTTAGTGGGAGACCTTCGACTTGAAATCGCCATGAGTCACAGCAGCTGACGGCTTCCTCCAAATCCTCCTGCGTGGCTGCATGTTTAACCTAAAAATTATAAACCAAGAATTAAAAATGTCTGCACATGTACTGTATTTAATAAACATATAGTGTAAGTTGTGCATTCTATCTTACAATCCTTTTAAAATACCCTTTCTAAAACTTTTTTTGTGATTCAACTTTTAGtatgtaaaacaaaataaatttgactgaattccacaaatacaaaaaaaatctaaaaaaatgtaacaaatcaAATTCAGTTTCTATTGCTGTACTCCGATTGATACTTTTTGAACTAAAAAAAATTCTTTACATAGGGGAAAAATAATACCTCACTTAATTGTTTTCTATGAGCATATGTTTTGCTAACTTGCTAAGAAGCAATGGCATTTAATAAACACTTAATAACAGTTAAGCCATGCTCTGTATTTCTTCGTCTCACCAATTCAAGATGGATACAACCTAAAGTCAGCCATCCTATAATAACAATCATGAGCTTACATGCTGTACAACATTTACAGTATTACTAAAATAGCCTACAGTTCACAATTACACATCACCTTTTTGAGGTTCTCCCTTAACCCAGGGTCACCTATATTGTCAAGTGTGACGTGTACTTGGAGGACGTCACCCGACACGATGTAGTCCACAACATGTGGGGACAGAAACGCTGGTGGTTCACCTCCTTGTACAATTATCGTTGACATCATTCTGCCAATGGTTCGGTACACTCCTTGTTGCAAGTGGAGAATGTTCAATCTTGGGGCACATCCATTTGGGGTGCCTgaaagatcagaatcagaatcagaaatactttatttatcttggggggaaattcagtcattatagtTGCCCCTATCCACAATAAGTAAGagtatcaaataatattaatagaagaaagtaattaataagatataaatacaaatacaatgaaattaatgataataaaagtatgtaaagaagacaaaataagctatgtataaaataaaagatgatttGAGTCAACATCAACATGTTTTGTAAGGAAGGTGTAAACTGGCATTCCAACCCAATATTTGTGACCATGTAACCTTTAGTAGGAGACATAATAGGAGCCATACAATGGAAAATACATTAGAAATCAGAAAACTCTGCGATTCTGGACtacaaaatcattttaaaaccttCAAAAGCTCCGCTGTCTTGGAAGATAGCCTTCACCAGTAAACGGAAAAACTCTCGTCTGGGTCCACCAAAGTCAGCAGCATCTTCCTCAGCATCTTGCTCATCACTGGCAAATTTGACATAGAGCATGTCATGGCTTTCCACAAAACTTGGTCTTTTAAACGGACGCAAAGCTGTGATCCACACATTTGCGCGACTGATATGGACTTGTCTTGTTCCTGCTGATACAACTCTCTCACTATGAGCTTTCAGAAGGCCTGCAATCTCTTCTCTGCTGAGCATCTCAGAGGACCTATATATGAAAAAGACACAataagaaagacaaacacacttcTGGACATATTTTACATGTGCATTGCAAACATGAATGCATAATTATCTTAAGTGCACAGTGTTACATCATAAAAAAGTCAATGTTGGTAAAATTACTGATAAAATACAGTTATCAATCTTTGAAATGTACATGATGAAACTTGATAATTTGATGCACATCTGTTTTGACAATTATCTCCAAAAATATTTCACTTGGCGTACAATGTTCACACTAATGAATATTAGTATAtgcagtaataaaaaaaaacctgtaatcTTACCTAACAACATGAACAGAACTAGGCATGTCCGACTCTTCCAGGAGACTACGCTGAATTGCCTCTTCAAGAGCATCATCTTCCTCTAGATAAACAGggctgaaaaaaatgaagacaggGACAACAGAAAATGAATCAGGCAAAAAGCGAAAATACAGTATAAACCTCAAAGAATCAGAGATATAAAAATGACTGAAGATTTTAATTCACTGTTGACTCAATGACTCATAACATCAATGACCAAACGTATGCATTGTAGTGTTTCTATGAACCTCTAACAATATCTTACACAAATTCTGCCAAGTTATAAGGAAACAACTGCCCCAAGTCTTCTGCCTGTCCCTCGTTTTCACTCTCTAGAGTGCTTCCCCCTGTCTCCTGATGTCTGGCCTCACTTTCCATTGGTGAAGAAGACACTGGATCATGCACTGCATAAAGAAAATATCATCaggaaaaatgttttgacataaCACATACTTTGTTAAATGTGTCCTAAATTAGCCCTAATCCCATCTTTGAGTATGCTTCTTTAAGAATTCTCAAGAGGATTTTCTTAAAGGatttaggtaaaaaaaaaaaaagctattcgGAAAGTACTACCTCTCATTCGTTTTCAGTGGTAAAATTCTCTTTACCTTGCTAAACAagaaaaagctgcaaaatgCTAAGAACAAGATAGCCAAGAACAAAACTGATATCTCAATAACACTTCTGAATAAACATACAAcctgtaaaaacacaaattagATAAAGGTTTTGACCTACTTCTGTCTTGGTGCAATGACATTTCTTCCTGTCTGCCATTATCACTCCCATCATCACTGAGGTCTTCTGGGTCCTGATAGTGGAGCTCACTTTCCCTTGGGGACAGTGGCGCTGTACGCACTAAAATATATGAGCAGAAGaaggatatatatatatgtatacaccAATATCAACAAATTAAGgcatataatttaatttaatattcatacttaatatatttatgtattttttctgaCACGTTTATATCATGATAGTTGAGAAAACTTTCCTTTTCACAATGGCAACAATGTCATTTTGGACTCCGAAACATCAGGGACAATTATCTACCcatcaagaaaacaaattagATTCTAATTACAATGTCGACCAACAGGAAAAATCAACATTCATCAAACACACCTTTTCTCCTCTGCCTGGCTGGACTTTCAAAGTCACTATCCGACAGCTCTTCAGGTtcctgtgggggggggggggattggaCGACACAGAGATACTTATTGTATATATTTCTATCCGCCTCTATCAATGTTGCAGGACAGAGGAATTGAGAGTTGTACAGAGTTTAACATTGACATCTGCTGAACATTGTAAGACATGTTTTACCTGGGCAGGTTTGTGGATTCTTGCCATTATGTACAGACAGGTGCTGGAGGAAATCGAGCCAACTTCTTTCCCCCCCCATGAAAAATTGCTTGACACATTTGGTTTCGTTAACCTTTTAGATCCCCGGATTGTACTCAAATATTCAAATGGAAAAGGCTGGCCCACGGGTAATGcaaatgtctttttaaatatGGCAGTTATTTCCTCTTGAAGTTCTGTTTCACACCAGTCAGATGTAAAGGAGATCTTTCCTATGAGGCCATCTCGTGCCAATTTAGTTCTGGAGTCCCGTCTTGGTATACAGAACATTGATTGAGGAGAAAAAGGCAAGCACACAATATCTTTGGTGTAATGTTTGCAGGCCTTGCTTTTTCTAACAAAACGTGGGCATGCAGCTTGTCTAGGAAATGATGGAAGGGGAACCTATAATAAGGAAAAATATAAACCCAAACAGAGACATACATTACCAGACGTCCATAGCAAGTGCTGGTTTGgaaacaaatgtatttttaaaaaatatcttgTAAATACTCTCTTTAGATTGCCgatgttttaaagtgaaaaatgtaatgactgaatgaatACTTACAGAATGATCATTCAGTGTGTGGAAATTTGATCCTGGTGTCAATTGAGTTGAGTTACTGGTGCCCTGAGgagtaataaaatacaaataaatgacatTTGCCGTTATTATCATGTTGTGTCAAATATGTTACACtggtgaaaatgaaaatgaatcatATATTTTCAGataagaattaaaataatctaaCTATAAGTATGAAAACCTACCGTGCGTTGTGCTGTCAAGGTGGAAACGCGGGATGGTCCTGGTCCAGGCGCGGTACTGGCAGAACTCTGGGGGGCATTTATGttttaactgcattaaaaacactttttcctCAGGGTAATGTGCCTATCACCaactaaatatataaaataaaatgaggtaCATCGTTCGTTATCTAACAGACTTGACCCATTTTGGCTAGCTTGATATGCACGATAACACCATAGGCTAAAACTGAACACAGTCTATCCCACATAGCTTCGAAAGGAAACTTACCGAACGATGTGGTTGTTGTGTGGTCGTCGCTGCCACCAAAGGTGCATTTTGGAAACTCCGAATGGCGTCCAAAACAGCTCTTCCAATATTTTCTGCCAACTCTGACGACATTTTTCACAGTGGCTGGTCCGGCCAACAGTCCGTCCAAGTCAgtccaagtcagttctgactctcCTGACAGACTATGGATGACCgcgatatctgtatcgctttgtgaagcttttattttggtacttccggtcggcggcagtgtgaatttgcatatgagctaaatatttaggatcgcggagcaacatttaacatttaaatttatatttaacatttagatttatatttaacatttagatttatatttagcatttagatttatatttaacatttagatttagatttaacatttagatttagatttaacatttagatttagatttagcatttagatttagatttaacatttagatttaacattgaacatttagatttaactttgaacatttagatttagatttaacatttagatttatatttaaaatttagatttatatttaacatttagatttatatttaacatttagatttagatttaatatttagatttaacagtgattttaactcatTATATTATTCAGAaagaaattaaatgtgaagaaaatcacaaatattcctctaaatgtgataaaaaagtgacttttaaaaatgcactctGAATTTtcatgacgttttggagctaaatgtggagaaatgttgctgttattatcagtgtgcacaactttacaaacggcgccccataaaaGCAGGTtgagctaatgctagtgtggagactcaccagctgcaTGAATTAAgatgaaagcaggtttagctaatgctagtgtagAGGCTAGCTAGCTGCATGaactaacattaaagcaggtttagctaatgctagtgtggaggcTAGCTAGCTGCATGAACTAAgatgaaagcaggtttagctaatgctagtgtggagactcatcagctgctataactaacatgaaagcaggtttagctaatgctagtgtggagactcaccagctgctttaactaacattaaagcaggtttagctaatgctagtgtgtagactcaccagctgctttaactaacattaaagcaggtttagctaatgttagtgtggagactcaccagctgctttaactaacattaaagcaggtttagcgaatgctagtgtggagactcaccagctgctttaactaacatgaaagcaggtttagctaatgctagtgtggagattcaccagctgctataactaacattaaagcaggtttagctaatgctagtgtggagactcaccagctgctttaactaacattaaagcaggtttagctaatgctagtgtggagactcaccagctgctttaactaacattaaagcaggtttagctaatgctagtgtggagactcaccagctgctttaactaacattaaagcaggtttagctaatgctagtgtggagactcaccagctgctataactaacattaaagcaggtttagctaatgctagtgtggagactcaccagctgctttaactaacatgaaagcaggtttagctaatgctagtgtggagactcaccagctgctataactaacattaaaacaggtttagctaatgctagtgtggagactcaccgGCTGCTATAACTAACactaaagcaggtttagctaatgctagtgtggagactcaccagctgctataactaacattaaagcaggtttagctaatgctagtgtggagactcaccagctgctataactaacatgaaagcaggtgtagctaatgctagtgtggagactcaccagctgctataactaacatgaaagcaggtttagctaatgctagtgtagAGGCTAGCTAGCTGCATGAACtaacatgaaagcaggtttagcgAATGCTAGTGTGGAGGCTAGCTAGCTGCATGAACTAAgatgaaagcaggtttagctaatgctagtgtggagactcaccagctgctataactaacatgaaagcaggtttagctaatgctagtgtggagactcaccagctgctttaactaacattaaagcaggtttagctaatgctagtgaggagactcaccagctgctataactgacatgaaagcaggtttagctaatgctagtgtggagactcaccagctgctataactaacattaaagcaggtttagctaatgctagtgtggagactcaccagctgctttaactaacattaaagcaggtttagctaatgctagtgtggagactcaccagctgctttaactaagatgaaagcaggtttagctaatgctagtgtggagactcaccggctgctttaactaacatgaaagcaggtttagctaatgctagtgtggagattcaccagctgctataactaacatgaaagcaggtttagctaatgctagtgtggagattcaccagctgctataactaacatgaaagcaggtttagctaatgctagtgtggagactcaccggctgctttaactaacattaaagcaggtttagctaatgctagtgtggagactcaccagctgctttaactaacatgaaagcaggtttagctaatgctagtgtggagactcaccagctgctataactaacatgaaagcaggtttagctaatgctagtgtggagactcaccagctgctataactaacattaaagcaggtttagctaatgctagtgtggaggcTAGCTAGCTGTTACGTGCCGTAGTGCTGTGGGTTGTTTTTCTGAGTGTGGTCTCCCTGCTGTGTGCTCTTCAGGTCTTTATTATTGCTAATACTGATATTAATAGCATCTCAGCTGTTCTCTGTCTGCTACTGAACTAAGCACCAAGACCAGCTTGGTAGTATTTGTATCAAAAGTAGGCTAACTGTAGTAATCGAAGGTGTGGAGCCTAGCAAGCTGCATAACATTTGCATAAATGTAACCGGTAACCCTGTTACATAAACAATAAGATTTATAGAAAATAATGatatataacctttatttaaccaggaaatgctcattgagattaaaaatctattttccaagagagtcctggccaagataggcagcagcacagttacagagttacaaatagacaatagacataaatacagatagcagacgcatacaacagctacacaacaggtacctccagacaaacagcctgagtgacatttaaacaaaacatctacagacagatgcttcagcctcaAAGTCGTTTAAGGACCGCTtcaaagcattcaaagatatcatgtcagacagttttagatcctTTTGTATGCTTTTGgcattccaggtcgagggagcagcaaacctgaaggcctttttcccaagttcagtcctgaccctcggaACAGATCGTAATAAaagatcctgagatcaaagattAGGACTTCCTGAGTTCTTTTGTGCAATATATGTGAGGAGGTAAGAAGGAAGTAGTCCTCggatgcatttataaataagaagatgccaatgttttttcCTGCGTGACGACAAAAGCAGTTTGTAACTGTGTCAGGGCCTGATCTGGGGTGGGTGCAGAGCAATACATTACAGTGTCATCGGCATAAAAGTGGaaatttgcattaaaaacagtatgATGTATCGTGTtgatataaataatgaatacatgAACATGAACACATTGTGACCTGTCATGGAGGTAGTTATCAAACCAGCCGACTGAATGATCAGACAATCCTATAAGGCACAGTCGTTGTTTCAGTAACTTGTGGTCAACTGTATCAAAGGCCTTAGACAGGTCAATAAAAATAATGCTTATTATCTAAAATGTCgctaaaatcattaaaaacttTAAGAGATGCTGTAACTGTGCTGTGTTTTCTCCTGAAACCTGATTGAGATGCTGCTAAAATGTTGTTATTGTCTAAAAATTCCTTCAATTGATCACTGATAAAAGTTTCAAGGGCTTTGGCCAGGACAGATAATTTGGAAATGGGcctataattatttaaaatagtgGCGTCACCCCCTTTTAGAAGGGGGGAAACAAAGGCAGAGTTCCAGACTAAGGGAATGACATTTGTTGCTAGGGAGAGGTTGAAAATGTGCGTCAAGGGCGGGCAATGAAGTCAGCtgctaattttaaaaagtagggTTTCAATTTGTCTTGACCAGCAGATTTTGTTGTGTACAACTACCTGAGGGCTTTATCTACCTGAGAAGTTAAAATGTCATCAAAGCTAAAAGGTTGATTCGGTAATGCCTGATTAACAGGATCCACAGAGGGAGTACTGCTACAGGAAGAGTGTagggattcaaataaaaaaacagaggaacaaAATGTCTGTGGAAACAGTCAAGCATTTCAGTCTTCTCAGTAATTTTCTTTTCATCCTTCACAATGCATGGAGGAAGCTCAACATAATTGATTTTTCCAGATAATGATTTAATTGTACTCCAGAATTTTTTGGGATTGTTCAGATTATTTGCGATATTAGAAAGAAAGTAATAATCAGTTTTAGCTTTTCTAATTGCCACTGTACATGCATTACGCAAACGATGATGGCATTGATATAGAAATGACAATATAAcctctgtaaaaaaaaccaactctAAATCTGTGctaattcaatgtttttatttacatttttatttatttatgttgatCCCttgaatattttgaattttgtatttttttgttttatattttaattcacatctgtatttattcatataGTAATTTATTGTAATATATCAATATAATATTAAATTACTTTTCTcaattaaaaaatgacttttagCAGCACTGTCCTTCCCCCCAGCCTCAGTCAACTGACAGATTACACAAAACCTAACTTTTGAAGTCCCCACCTGGACCATGCCCCTCCCCCACCTGGACCTGCTGTATCTGAAATCCAGCGCTCCCTTTTTTGATTCCCACTCAGCCTGTGTCATCATTTAAGGGCAAAATAATATCTAATCTATTCATCAAAAGGGCTTGTAAATAGAAtatatgtttctttatttgtgaaTATCAAATTTAACATCCATTTGTAAAGATTCCCGGCCTGTCGGTGTGTCGTTGTGGTGTGTGCGGAGTTCTCCCGGTCGGTGCGTTGTCGTAAATCCAGCGCTCTCTCTATCTCACGAGCATGAGCTCTGGTCACAGGTCACAGCCATGAGTTCCGGTCACAGGTCACAGCCATGAGCTCCCTTGGCCATCTCACATCACTACTGCGTCGCATGCGGACCCGTCAACGACGTTGGAGGATATGGTAAGTCATTGTTATAAGTTCTTGTTAATAATTCAATTCAGTACTTTTTTAGCTGTTAACTTCGTACTGTTAGTACTGCAGCATGAAAAGAGAAGCTCACGTTTTGTTGCAACGTCATTAGCTAGTGTTAGTTTACACATGGCagctagcaagcctgcatgttccAATGTCAAGTCATTAAACCAAGTCTGAAGCCATGCTAATATTACTCCAAATCACAATTAACTAATGTTACCATGTGCACATAACTTAAGGGTGGTTTGCATAGCTTTGGCACCGGTTAAAACCGCCACTTGAACCGCCACTGCGGCCATGGTGCCCCGCTCCACCCTCCCCCGCCGCCCGCTTCCCCGCCGCCCGCTCCCTGCACCCTGCACCCCGCTCCCCCCTCCCTGCACCCCGCTCcctgccttttttaaatttcttccCGTAGAGATGTGCCGATTGCAGTTATATTCGCCGGCACCGTGGTTACTAAACAGCCTACTTCAGTGTAAAAGGTTATGTCACCATATCATCACGCTTATTAATGATATTTAGTCTATTAAAAACGTGCAGCGATCCCCGAAGCACAGTGCGCACCCATTAAGAGAGACGTGTGCCTTTACACACCAGGAACAGCAGCGTGAGTCACTAAAAAATATGTAAACGACATAACGTTACACTGTATATGTCTGTCTCACACATATACTTATAGTTGTTAGTATAAGTCaccatatatactgtataactCATCAGACTGCATCCATTTTTTAAGTCTTAATCAATAACACCCTAACCCTTTTCTTATGATATGAATTATGttacaa
This window contains:
- the LOC117821532 gene encoding G2/M phase-specific E3 ubiquitin-protein ligase-like; translated protein: MARIHKPAQEPEELSDSDFESPARQRRKVRTAPLSPRESELHYQDPEDLSDDGSDNGRQEEMSLHQDRMHDPVSSSPMESEARHQETGGSTLESENEGQAEDLGQLFPYNLAEFVPVYLEEDDALEEAIQRSLLEESDMPSSVHVVRSSEMLSREEIAGLLKAHSERVVSAGTRQVHISRANVWITALRPFKRPSFVESHDMLYVKFASDEQDAEEDAADFGGPRREFFRLLVKAIFQDSGAFEGTPNGCAPRLNILHLQQGVYRTIGRMMSTIIVQGGEPPAFLSPHVVDYIVSGDVLQVHVTLDNIGDPGLRENLKKVKHAATQEDLEEAVSCCDSWRFQVEGLPLTVTMSNRDAFVKNAALYHAILQRQSCLDQLTDGLSYYGVLSLLRENPCLRVLLDKPEEGQELGANFIAGVLKPSYSVLGSNRRAKEEMTVVKFREFLQCVENKELQDAFGDRTLTKDEEAFLKALSPGHILAFATGSSKVPAIGFHPTPKVTFIHDESKNFPIAHTCANELQLFVNTKLMADDDEFHNCFLVALMNGSLFSTI